One window from the genome of Rhinolophus ferrumequinum isolate MPI-CBG mRhiFer1 chromosome 10, mRhiFer1_v1.p, whole genome shotgun sequence encodes:
- the GOLT1B gene encoding vesicle transport protein GOT1B codes for MISLTDTQKIGMGLTGFGVFFLFFGMILFFDKALLAIGNVLFVAGLAFVIGLERTFRFFFQKHKMKATGFFLGGVFVVLIGWPLIGMIFEIYGFFLLFRGFFPVVVGFIRRVPVLGSLLNLPGIRSFVDKVGESNNMV; via the exons ATGATCTCCTTAACGGACACCCAGA AAATTGGAATGGGATTAACAGGATTTGGagtatttttcctgttctttggAATGATTCTCTTTTTTGACAAAGCACTACTGGCTATTGGAAAT gtTTTATTTGTGGCTGGCTTGGCTTTTGTAATTGGTTTAGAAAGAACATTCAGATTCTTtttccaaaaacataaaatgaaagctACAGGATTTTTCCTGGGCGGTGTATTTGTAGTCCTTATTGGTTGGCCTTTGATAGGCATGATCTTCGAAATTTATGGATTCTTTCTCTTGTTCAG gGGCTTCTTTCCTGTGGTCGTTGGCTTCATTAGAAGAGTGCCAGTCCTTGGATCCCTCTTGAATTTACCTGGAATTAGATCA TTTGTAGATAAAGTTGGAGAAAGCAACAATATGGTATAA